CTGGGCACAGTGTGCTGATCTGGATGTCATGATTGTGGTTAGAGTAAACCATGGAGGGTACCTGCACATGGGAACGGAAGGGAGAGAGCATGCTGCAGACTGGGAAACTTGACCTCTGAATTGAGTCTAAGTAGATGGACTTCAGTGCAGAGGCAGTGGAAGGAATTAACCAGCtaccagtggtgtagtggtttggagcggtgaattctgatctggagaactgggtttgattccccactcctccacatgagcgacagatgctaatctggttaatttatttccccactcctacagacgaagccagctgggtgaccttgggctagtcacagctctctcagcctcacctacctcccagggtgtctgttgtggggaagggaagccggtttggttcttccttaagtggtagagaaagtcagcatataaaaaccagctcttcttcctttgcAGGCATTCTGCTACTAAAGGCATCGTTGTCGCAATGACATGCACATTCTTTGAGGCTTTCAACGTTCCGGTTTTTTGGCCAATTCTCGTGATGTACTTCATTATGCTGTTCTGCATTACCATGAAGAGGCAAATCAAGGTAAGCAAGATCTGCATGACAATAGCCCTCTGAGTCTGTCATCCCCTCCTGGCCACAGTTCTCCTTCCCAGAATAGGGTGGTGAGAATgtaatgtttagcctgaagaggagaagactgagaggggacatgagaaccattttcaagtacttgaagggctgtcacatagaggagagtgccgagttgttttctgctgccccagaaggtcggaccagaaccaacgggttgaaattaaatcaaaagagattccgtctagacattaggaaaaatttcctgatggttagagcggtttctcagtggaacaggcttcctcgggaggtggcgagctctccttccctggaagcttttaagcagaggctagatggccatctgtcagcaatgctgattctatgaacttaggcagatcatgagctgcagggtaccttggccatcttctgggcatggagtaggggtcactgggtgtgtgtgggggaggtagttgtgaaattcctgcattgtgcagggggttggactagatgaccctggtggtcccttccaactctataattctattctaATGACGAAATGGCTGCCGGTCATAGAGGCTGAAAACCTGCCCTTTCGTTCCCCAACAAAACTCAGAATGCTTTGGGGGTTTGGTTAACAAATGAGCATATATggtgggctggggtggggtgCTGGGCATGCACGTATGTTGTGGGTGCATACCCTGAACGTTTCCATTTTTTCTTCTGTTGCAGCATATGATAAAATACCGATATATACCGTTCACTCATGGCAAGAGGAAATATAAAGGGAAGGAAGACATGGGAAAGGCCTTCGCCAGCTAGAAATCAAACAGAGCCTGCTGACCAACTCCCTGCATTACAATTAAAAGACCGGTTTTGAGCCATTTTGTAACAATGCCTCTTTTTCCTTCATCCTAAAGTCCTGCGAGAGGGAAGGCCGCGTCCTTTCAATTTCTTAAGGGTCAGGCTCCCTCTCCTCTTTTCAATCAGAGGTCTTGCAGCAGAAATCCTGGCATTTTAACCACAACTTGAGTTTCTGGGGGGCGACATGACATTTTCAGTGACAAATTGATATTCCACATGTCCAAGGGCTGTTTTTTGCCACTTTTGGCAGGCGCCAAGTATCTTGTATCATTGTAGATGCGCAAACGTTTCATAGGCAGGCTGTGACGTTCTCTGGTTAGTTGCAGGATTTGGTTGGCCATTGACGAATCGGGGAGCCTCCTGTGCATATATTGCAAATGTGTTATGGTTGTGCATGTGTCGGGGAGGCAAAGTAATCTGAGATGGAACTTTTGTGTCATTTCAGGGCCTGTAGTAAAGTCTGCTGTAGGGTTTTGGGGAGTCCCTATGTAAGTCTTCAGCATACAGTGCTGAAGTGACACGATCTAGCAATGATAACAGGCCCTGCTGTTATTCTCCAGGTTCCTTAGGCACCTCTCTCATGTTACTTGGGTGTAAAGGATGTGAAATAAGCCTACTTTTtgatttgattccccccttccccatatgGATGAGCGGGCATAGCTTTTATAAATGAACAGAGCTGCTTCGGATTTTAATGCCAGTTTCTGTTTCCCCTCATTGCGTCTTGGAGAGGTTGATTTTGACGTTTTTTCAGGATCTCTCTTCTAAATTATGATTCCCCCCCGGAAGGCCTGGaactatatatacatatatgtataattATTAGGTGGGGAAATATTTTGACATTTCTTTGAtacttaaaagatttttttttattaacttaAGTTTTCTTCATGTAGCTACCTTCCAAGATACAGCTAAGACTGGCCGTGGCAGACGAGATTTTGTGGGTTTTAACACAGCGTTTAATTTtctatggaaaagaaaaaaatgacctGCATGTAAAACTTTTTTTTGATGTGATACAGCTATCAGCAAATTTTATTAAGTGACTTTTTAAATTCCAAACTTTATTAAAAAAGACTGTGTCCCTTCTTTGGGTCCAGAAGTCTTTATAAAAACCAACCGTAAGGAGCTAAGTGTTAATGttattttttcccccctgttctcTAATCTTGTGGAATAATGTATTTGAGCTATATCTGTTAAAATCCTTTGCACTACTGTATGAAGATAAATACTGAAAGTAATGGTAGCTGCTTGCTAcagatatcttttaaaaaatgtttctctgTATTTGGCAGAGTGGTGATAAACCTGAAATGCCCGGTGCCATAGAAattagatttccccccttttcagcgTTATTGAAAAATTAAAGGGTATTTTTGTCTGGTGAGTTTTAACAAGTGTTACGGAAACTTGcttttttgaaaacaaaaataactttaaaatggtAAACAGCAGACCAGAGTAAGGAAGTACCTCCCAGTTAACTATCCTGTTCTTCAAATCAAGACTAGTGGAGCTTAATTACCAGAAGTGTCAACGATTACGACTTTCACTGAACTTTTCCTGTTTCGAACTTAGCCGCAAAGCAGATTTGTCGATGGTGTGAGAATGTTCGTAGCAGGGACTTCCGTTTGTGACATTAACAAGGGAAGACGTAGAAAGGCAAGAGGTTTTACCTAGCTTGCAAGTAGACAGAATGAAGTGACTCCCCTCCCTTTGAATTATCCGGTGCAGTTGTCCGTAACTGGCTTTGGAGTACTGAAGGACTGAATGGACAATGCAGAAGTCAGGACGGTGAAAGTCTTCTGGCTTTCCTTACACAATCTGGTTGTTGCCGTTGCCATCCTTCCTACAGCTGCCTGAATTAAAACTACGATGTTCCATTCTTTACAAAGATTTATCTCAATCTGAATTTCTTAAATATTAAAGCATTTATGGTATTAAAACGACACAGGCTGGGGGAACTTCTGCTGAGTCAAAGCTCtggggttatttttttaaaatctcccccAGGGCTTAAATAGCTGTGGTTTGCATGCCTGTTAAGAGGGGTATTGGAGCTAGAAATTGAAGTCTGATTAAAAAGGTGCTAAAACGTTGCTATGAATAGCAAAGGGTCCTATTATCTCAAGCTGCATCAGAGGCACAGGGAGATAAAGCATAAACTGGTGGGGTTAGAAGATGCCAGCAACAGCTTAAAATGCTCATCAATTTGTTTCAGATTATGccatcccccccctccacacacacacaaatggactTTAATTGTAATTTGACAGATGTGCAGGCAGTGAAACTCAAGTGTTTGGCAGCTTAGTTTTCACAATTTAATATTAAACAAATAAAGTCTTGCACTTGgtctaaagaaaaacaaaagcgtAGTATTTTTATCGGCGCCGGGCCGGCTGTTAGCGATAGTGGCGCAGGTAAATCAGCTTCTGCGGCTGGAATTTCTCTCTGCAGAGCGGGCACTCCGCCTAcgaaaggagaagagttggtttttatatgctgactttctctaccacttaaggaagaatcaaaccggcttacagtcaccttcccttcccctccccacaacagacatcctgtgaggtaggtgaggctgagagagctgtgactagctcaaggtcacccagcaggcttcatgtggaggagtggggaaaccaacctggttcaccagattagcatccaccgctcatgtggagaagcggggaatcaaacccggttctccagatcagagtccaccgctcttaatcactacatgaAATGCAAACAATACAAAATATTGCCCACCGGTGGCTGAAAGGATTTTACAGGTTTTCATTTCAGAATAATGGTAGGCACAGCAGGTTGGATCACCCGGGGAGAAATTGGCTACCCGTAGAACTAGTGTTTTGTGGAATAGGAACTCTTTCCCCTCTTTTATAGGGGAGAATTTCTCTCTCCCTGGAAAACAAGCCTGTGATGACTTCCTGCCCAGCGCGGCAGCATTTTGCCACctcatctgtttgtaagaagaaGTTAAAGCATCCATTCAGGCCCGAGAAGCATACAGGGACAGAGTTTCAAACCTGTCTTCCAATGCTCCATTCAAGTCAAAAGGTAGTTGTAAGTCTTATAAACAGCAGCACTGCATTCAAATGCTACTGCTTGCTTTCTCACTCCTGTAGTCCAGTCCTGCCCCCAATGTGGGTTAGGAGACGGACATACATCTTTTATCCCACCCCCCAATGTTAAAGGGAAGCACAATGACTTCTGAAAAGTAAGTATGCATCTTCATTCGAAGACTTTCGAGCACAGAGGCCTGAGCCAGAATTTTCCTGTTTTGTTACCATCAGAAACTTATAAGAATGATTCACTCCGGTTTTTCAGAACACATCTCTGAGGCATCTATAGTGTAGTGTTAAATAAACATGCCTGTTGGGGAAATGTCTACATTTGCTCTCAAGACTCAGAAATGCTCCTCTGGGCTTATTTAAGCTACTGTTGGAAGTTGCAAGTTACATCTTGCCTCTTGGCTAGGGATTCTTCAATTGACAATGTCACATTCTTGGCAGCAAAAGGGTACAGTTAGAGGATGGATCTACATTCCATTTTGCACTGACAAGAAGGACACTTTTGCTGGTGGTCTCGTGGGGGGGctgcctgagagccactgccagtcagtggGTGGGGCTGGacagggcttttgtccagcaaggcttccaaTCGGCCGCCTATAGATTTGACTGGATGAACAGAGttgttaaaatgttgctttggcagcagctgccacagcacAAGATCGTCACTGAATGACtgaagccattctgtggctgcattgccgagtcagaattccaaaggtacccacagattcaaaaagaggaggggctgtggctcagtggtagaggatctgcttggcatgcaggtgatctccagttaaagggactaggcaagtaggtgatgtgaaagacctctgcctgagatcctggagagccgctgccggtctgagtagactatactgactgatggacccagggtctgattcagtataaggcagcttcatgggttcatgtgaaaGGCGAGCAGGCAAGATTTTGTAAAGCCAAAAGTAGAAGGAAAgacagctttggggaggggcagtagctcagtggcagagcatctgcttgccatgcagaaggtcccaggttcaatccccggcatctccagttaaagggactaggcaggtaggtgatgtgaaagaccttagcccctggagagccgctgctggtctgagtagacaatactgacttagatgaactgagggtctgattcagtagaaggcagcttcgtgtgttcatgtgtgttcaacgtTGGGTGCCCATGGAGCAGACAAGAACACTGACCTTGGTATTACACCACTCGGTGATGCATTCCCAGCAGAAGAGGTGGCCGCAGGGGGTGGCCGTGGCATGCCGCCGCTCTTCTAAGCACAGAGTGCAGCGGGAGCTGCGGGCCGGGAGTTTCTCTTCAGGCAGGATTCTGCGAGAAACGAGACAAGGTAAGATTATCGCCACTCAGATTGGACTGGTTTTGTCTGGACTATAAATTGTGTGGttgtgcatggtgtagtggttaagagcggtggtttggagtggcggagtctgatctggagaactgggttcaattccctgctcctccacatgagcggcggaggctaatctggtgaactggatttgtttccctgctcctacacccgaagccagctgggtggccttggagcTCTTTCTCCTCGATATGTAGTTTTTAGAAGGGATAATTTTTCTCCCCCTGGAAAGCAAGCCTGTGACGACTTCCAGCCTGGTAAATATACATAATTTATTTAAtaccttgggtgaccttgggcttgtcacagctctctcagccccacctacctcacagggtgtctgttgtagggaagagaaggtgattttaagccagtttgattctcccttaagtggtagagaaagtcagcatataaaaaccaactcttcttcttcttcaaatcacaGTGTTTCTTGAGATCTATGCAAGAATTTGTCATTAAAACAATACATCACCTGCACTGGGGGGTGGGATGTATGTGTGATCTgctatatttttttttaacaaatccaGCCAAATAGTTCCTCTTTCCAGTGATATATTTATTGCTGCTAGCTAAGGAAGTCCTGACCTgtatagcctaggctagcccaatcttgtcagatctcgaaagctaagcagggttggccctggctagtatttggatgggagaccaccaaggaataccagggtcaccacacagagtcagtcaatggcaaaccacctctgaatatttcttgccttgaaaaccctacggggtcgctgtgacttgatggcactttccaccacccacaCCAGCTAGGGAAAATCCAGTTTCTCTCGGCTTTAACCAAAACCCACAAAGGATCAGGTCAGGGCATAGCTACTGCTAACAAGGTTTGTTTCCCTCTGTCATGCCAACAGTGCTTGCTGCGGCCTTCCAAGGCTTGGCTAAAATGGTGCCATTTCACATCTCTCAAGATGGTGCGAACAACGTACTTTGGATGGGAAAGGTTACGGTGTAGTTTCCATTCTTGTCTCGCCCTCTGTCTCTGTTGGTAGCTGTAGGCTTGGGTACCGACCGTCAGTGCCAGATGCAGAAGAGAAACGATGCCGAGGAGTCTGTAACTTGATCGAATGTTCTGGTCATTTCCTGCCAGTCCTGCAAAGCGCAGctagggaggaggggaaagcccAAACAACACCTGGTGTAGATCCATTTCAGGTGAGCAGCAAATATGAACAAGGAGTGTGGGGAATCAGGAGGCACCCCACActattggaggggctgtggctcagtggtagagcacctactttgcatgcagaaggtcctaggttcaacccccggcatcaccagttaaaagcaCCCTACACActattggaggggctgtggctctgtggtagagcacctcttggcatgcagaaggtcctaggttcaacccctggcatctccagttaaaagcagtaGGTGaagtgagagacctctgcctgagaccctggagagctcctgctagtcagagtagacaatattgaccttgatggaccataggtctgattAAGAATAAGGCTTCATGGGTTCATTTCCCTAAAGCCCCCAGATGGCACAGGATCCATGACCAGAGGGGGGAGGGGTAGAGACCCTGAGAAGGGCCTCCTCGTGAATAATGCCCACTTGAGCATGGCGAGAAatcaaaggctcttccactgacccacagcctcttcccccccaaatGGGGTCTAGGATCCTAGAAAAAAGCATCGAGGCTCACCATTTCTTAATGTACTCATAACATAAGGAACGTCATgcaagatcagaccaaggtccatcaagtccagcagtctgttcacacagtggccaaccagatgcctctaggaagcccacaaacaggatgactgcagcagcattgtcctgcctgtgttccatagcacctgatataataggcatgctcctctgatcctggagagagtaggaatgcatcatgactagtatccatttttacaagtagccatgaatacccttctcctccatgaatgtgtccactcccctcttcaagccttccaagttggcagctatcaccacaccctggggaagggagttccacaatttaactaggcattgtgtgaagaaatacttccttttatgtgttttgaacctctcaccctccagcttcagatgacccagtgttctcACCCCAGAGTTCCAGCCCCCTTACCTTTGGAACAGTAAATGTCGTTGAAATTGTTTGCACGTGAGGGCATGGACTAAACACAACATGCCTCTTGAATCCAAAACGGGATAAAGAGCAGCACACCTAGGCTTCACTGGCAGATACTTACATAAGAGATCCCTGCTATTCTTTTAGACACGTGGTAGAAGATGCCGTTCAAATAGAAGACGGCCAGGTGCAGCCGACGGAGAAGAGGGATGCTGTGCCTGAGGAGATAGACGGCCTGGGAAAGGAGTTTCTTCTGCTGCTCGGTCCACCCACCAAGCTGGTTCCGCAACCAGCTCCGCACAAAAGTCCTGCCTCGCAGTCCCGAGGAGGAGGGTCTTTGCAGAGTTTGCGTCGCATCGGGTTCTGCCTGAAGTTCATGTTCCAGGTGGACTAAACCCTTGTCTAACAAGTAGGGCAAGACAGTGTGCAGAGCGATCAGGACAGCCCGTCGAAATAAAGAAGGAATCCTTTTCCCGGATGGGTCTACTTGAATAATGTTGACATATTCTTCGCCAAGGGATTGGTAACCTGAAAGCAAACGTAGATGGAATGCCTACAGAGGTGATTCTTCAACAAACTGGGTCAGATTTACCAGAGGTTTTAATTACTGGCATCGGCCAGTGACAAGATTACCTGAAAGTGTAGTCAGGGTGAAATAAGCCACATCAGCAAGCAGCTCAATTTCCTTCTGCCATTCCAGCCATGTTTTAGCACCTAGATAACCAGAATAAATTAGCATTCATTCATTGTTGTATACAAGAATTGGTGCCTCTGGGAATATGCAGAGTATCTTCCccatggaggaattaaaaaaaaaaagaggaacaagGGGAAGAATAGTTCTGGATACGTGTGGCTTTTCCATTCTGACAACTGGCTTTTAAGGGAAAATAGAGAGCAATCTTATTCTAGTTTTTGTGGATGTCCCGTTTGCCAGAACTTGCATCTGGCAAAGTGGGGTctggttcatgaaagctcatacaagAACCACCACCGGGCTTTTAAGGCGCTTATTTTTGCTGTAACAGACCCTCAGCTATCCCTCTGGACTTTTTAGGAAAGAACatctggattcgagtccagtaaccccttggagaccagcaagattttcagggtatcagctttcaagaggcaaagcTTTCTTTGTCAGATGAACTTTCATCAGAGAGCTTCgtctctcaaaagtttatactctgataatcttgttggtctctgaggcactactggactcgaatctaactggtctactgcaggccaacaaaGCTACCCTTTGAAAGTATCTTTTAAGAAAGCATGTCATGCATGGAACATGCTTTGAGCACTTTCATTCGGAGTATCTAGCAATGTTGGTTCTGGCTCACGTATGAATGTATTATGGCACAAATGTTACCCTTTAAgaatctgtggccatttatgcagggtcaattccgCTCCTGgcccaatgctgattttttaaatcccacctttaaagtgactattCATGgttcccaatgcaagaggagaaagtcaaacaaattccaccccccactcgcctgttctttcgtttgcatagccattagcagcaGTCAAGGCTGTGTGATTCTGCACGCTTCCCTCAGTGAATGCTTCGGTGcaggcagagcaaatacaaaaggtctcttaagaaatgcgcagtgatgtctggaatgacggttcagcgcgaagaaatcaaaacaatatgcagggcacttcagctgctaattaccaagcataaagggCCTGTGCCATTCTGATTACGGCAGGCCAACAGGGCTACCCCAATGGCATTCCctattgcatagggttgccaggtccctcttcgcctccagcgggaggttttagaggtggagcctggggagggcggggtttggggagggatttcaatgccatagagtccatttgccaaatctgccattttctccaggggaactgatccctatcgactggagatcagttgtaatagcaggagatctccagctagtacctggaggttggcaaccctactatggtaCCTTGCTGAggcccaacccccaaatctccaggggttttccCAGCCTGGCAATCCCTCACCAGCCAGTCCCCCCAGGGCAGCCCCCGCTCCGCTCTTCAACGCCCCTCGATACAGTTCATCCTTTTGCGCGGAGCGCACGAGCCGCGCAGGCCCCGCTTCCACGGGCATCGCGGGAGACAGGCGCCTGGAGAAGCGACTTCCGTCGCCCGCGTGACGTCAACAGCCCCAGCTGTTGACGGCGCGGGCAATGTGCGTCCCCAGGACCCTAAGAGGAGCGGGCCTAGAGAGTGCGGCAAAGCAACCGCAACTTCGGGTATTCAATCGACAGTCCCtattgcacacatgaagctgccttctgctgaatcagaccccccccttggtccatcgaagtcagtattgtctactcagaccggcagcggctctccagggtctcaggcaggggtcttttctccagggtctcaagataaaggtctttcccatcacctacttgcctggtccctttaactcagtggttcccaacctttttttgaccagggaccactaggacttttttgttcggtgcagggaccccaaggttcaaaataaaaattctgagaatttgaaaataaactttaaacataactgttagttaaacattaaacttagaataatttttgaatatatatttttataatagagaacttttaattgaaagtattaatttattatgggtttataactttgtttcgcggaccttaatttagttctcgcggacccctgggggtccatggacccctggttgggaaccagtgactggagatgccggggactgaacctgggtccttctgcatgccaagcagatgctctgccactgagccacagtcccccaTGTGTTTATATTACCAATGGCCCCGCCCTCTCGCCATCCTTTGGAGTTTCTGGGTGAAACAGTTCTCTACTTAGTaaagagctcccccctccccaagtcacaGATTTAATATGCTgtatttagtagaaaagggcaagagtccagtagcaccttaaagactagcaaaaatattttctggcagggtatgagctttcgtgagccacagctcccttcttcagatacaagaaagctcataccctgccagaaaatattcttgttagtctttaaggtgctactggactctcgcccttttctactactgcagacagactaacacggctacccactgtgaactatgcTGTATTTAATTAAACTTACAGCAGTGGGACAACTTATTCAAAGAAACAGGAAAACCCTGACCCCGGATTTGCTGGGGGAAGGCGTGGTATAAACTGAGTAAAATTAAACATGAAATAAAAACACTTTAGAAGGCCTCGTCTCCATTTAAACGCCAGCCCCGCATATGGCGGCGATGTCAATTGAACCGGAAGTGACTCCGCCTCTTAACCTTTTCTACCTCTAGGGCGGAAACGCCGGCTAAGCCGCTTCAGCGACTTTCGCGCAAGTTTCCCCCCCAGACGCCACGTGATCGCCTTACGCAGAGCGTCGCCGCGAACACGTTGCCATAGCGACGCCTCGCCGGCGGTTGTTATAGCAACGGGCAGGGCGGCCTCGAAATGATATCGCCGGTTTTCGTTAGCCGATTAaccaaattaattaattattgtGGGTGTTAAGCGAATGCTCAAAGGGGCCTAG
This portion of the Euleptes europaea isolate rEulEur1 chromosome 19, rEulEur1.hap1, whole genome shotgun sequence genome encodes:
- the PEX10 gene encoding peroxisome biogenesis factor 10; amino-acid sequence: MPVEAGPARLVRSAQKDELYRGALKSGAGAALGGLAGAKTWLEWQKEIELLADVAYFTLTTLSGYQSLGEEYVNIIQVDPSGKRIPSLFRRAVLIALHTVLPYLLDKGLVHLEHELQAEPDATQTLQRPSSSGLRGRTFVRSWLRNQLGGWTEQQKKLLSQAVYLLRHSIPLLRRLHLAVFYLNGIFYHVSKRIAGISYLRFAGLAGNDQNIRSSYRLLGIVSLLHLALTVGTQAYSYQQRQRARQEWKLHRNLSHPKILPEEKLPARSSRCTLCLEERRHATATPCGHLFCWECITEWCNTKAECPLCREKFQPQKLIYLRHYR